A genome region from Rhodopseudomonas boonkerdii includes the following:
- a CDS encoding DUF2339 domain-containing protein: MFDLDFIALVVAIVAFFFARKARHEVRILRARLDALEAAPRVATAAAAAVETAAPLAPELPAEIKTPDPITSATDELIPSQPPELSLAQPVPEAATAPETTAPAAVNPSFEERIGTRWVVWVGGLTLALGGLFMVRYSIEAGLLGPEVRVLLGGLFALALLATGEFARRKESLSSIAPLPIANIPAILTAAGTAVAFATIYAAYALYDFLVPGTAFVLLGIVAMGTMAAALLHGPALAGLGLVGAFVTPMLVSSGKPDYWALYIYLAIVTAAAFALARMRMWRWLVLTTIAFTTFWTLPGLDNAATLVAPHVFHVIACFVLAALLVVCGFMYGPPAEPGRIEGISSAALGTSLLGATLIVLASFHTDLAMAAFALLVAGTLFVAWYAQAATGAVAIAAVFVAAVFLSWAIQGNLDLLVLPGGPLEGIGVSPIQGSVTTHLASAAVFALGFGIIGFLAQGRSVSAVVPVIWAACATFVPIALLIALYARIAHLDRSVPFAILAVIIAAGFAAATEILGKRAQRPGIAISTALFATGTLGALALALTFALEKGWLTISLALMALGTAWISMQRPIPFLRWLAALLAGIVCARMAWEPRVIGDLVGTTPIFNWLLWGYGVPAASFWSASVLMRRSGDDAPLRMVESAAILFTVLLVFLQIRHYVNGGDVYRVDSDLLEVALQVCTTLAMAIGLERLRVRSGSIVHNVGAVILTVYAGLASLGGLLFIANPSIWRIDVGGVVFNLLLLGYALPAVLALLLSYAVAGQRKPAYANTVAGAALVLALTYVTFETRRIYHGPVFSNTPIFDAEQYTLSIAWLIFGVALLAAGLIFSSQRARLASAVVIGLTVLKAFLIDMSSLTGVWRALSFMCLGLVLVAIGYLYQRILFSRKRTNEVRSEIAGT; encoded by the coding sequence ATGTTCGATCTCGATTTCATTGCGCTTGTCGTTGCCATCGTCGCCTTCTTCTTTGCACGCAAGGCGCGCCATGAGGTGCGAATCCTGCGCGCACGGCTCGACGCGCTCGAAGCCGCGCCGCGCGTCGCGACCGCAGCTGCTGCAGCCGTGGAAACAGCAGCGCCGCTCGCGCCCGAATTGCCCGCCGAGATCAAGACACCAGACCCGATCACCAGCGCCACCGACGAGCTCATTCCGTCGCAGCCGCCCGAGCTCTCTCTTGCCCAGCCGGTGCCGGAGGCCGCAACCGCACCGGAAACCACGGCACCCGCGGCCGTCAACCCCAGCTTCGAAGAACGCATCGGCACGCGCTGGGTGGTCTGGGTGGGTGGCCTGACGTTGGCCCTCGGCGGCCTCTTCATGGTGCGCTATTCCATCGAGGCTGGTCTGCTCGGCCCGGAGGTGCGCGTGCTGCTCGGCGGACTGTTCGCGCTGGCGCTGCTCGCCACCGGCGAATTCGCGCGCCGAAAGGAATCGCTCTCCTCGATCGCACCGCTGCCGATTGCCAACATCCCGGCGATCCTCACCGCGGCCGGTACGGCCGTCGCCTTCGCCACGATCTATGCGGCTTACGCGCTCTACGACTTCCTCGTGCCCGGCACCGCCTTCGTGCTGCTCGGCATCGTCGCCATGGGCACCATGGCCGCAGCGCTGTTACATGGACCCGCGCTTGCGGGGCTCGGCCTCGTCGGCGCTTTTGTGACGCCGATGCTGGTGTCATCAGGCAAGCCCGACTACTGGGCGCTCTACATCTATCTCGCCATCGTCACCGCCGCCGCCTTTGCGCTGGCGCGGATGCGGATGTGGCGCTGGCTGGTGCTGACCACCATCGCCTTCACGACCTTCTGGACGCTGCCGGGACTCGATAACGCAGCCACGCTGGTTGCGCCGCATGTCTTCCACGTCATCGCCTGCTTCGTGCTCGCCGCGCTGCTGGTGGTGTGCGGCTTCATGTATGGCCCACCGGCCGAGCCCGGCCGCATTGAAGGGATTTCATCGGCGGCGCTCGGAACCAGCCTGCTCGGCGCGACGCTGATCGTGCTCGCCAGTTTCCATACGGATCTGGCGATGGCCGCCTTCGCGCTGCTGGTCGCCGGCACGCTGTTCGTCGCCTGGTATGCGCAAGCCGCGACCGGCGCGGTCGCCATCGCCGCCGTCTTCGTCGCGGCGGTCTTCCTGTCCTGGGCCATTCAGGGCAATCTCGATCTGCTGGTGCTCCCCGGAGGGCCGCTGGAAGGCATCGGCGTCAGCCCGATTCAGGGCTCCGTGACAACGCATCTCGCCAGCGCCGCGGTGTTCGCCCTCGGCTTCGGCATTATCGGCTTCCTGGCGCAGGGACGGTCGGTCAGTGCGGTCGTTCCGGTGATCTGGGCCGCTTGCGCCACCTTCGTGCCGATTGCACTCCTGATCGCGCTCTATGCCCGGATTGCGCATCTTGATCGCTCGGTGCCCTTCGCGATCCTCGCCGTCATCATCGCAGCCGGCTTTGCCGCCGCGACCGAAATACTCGGCAAGCGCGCGCAGCGGCCCGGCATTGCGATTTCCACCGCCTTGTTTGCCACCGGAACGCTCGGCGCACTGGCGCTGGCACTGACCTTTGCGCTGGAGAAGGGTTGGCTCACCATTTCTCTGGCGCTAATGGCGCTCGGCACCGCATGGATTTCCATGCAGCGCCCGATCCCGTTCCTGCGCTGGCTCGCTGCCCTCCTCGCCGGCATCGTCTGCGCCCGCATGGCCTGGGAGCCGCGGGTAATCGGTGATCTCGTCGGGACGACGCCGATCTTCAACTGGCTGCTGTGGGGTTACGGCGTGCCGGCCGCATCGTTCTGGAGCGCCAGCGTGCTGATGCGCCGCAGCGGCGACGATGCGCCGTTGCGCATGGTGGAATCCGCCGCGATCCTGTTCACCGTTCTGCTCGTGTTTCTGCAGATCCGCCATTACGTCAATGGTGGCGATGTCTATCGCGTCGACTCGGACCTTCTTGAGGTCGCGCTGCAGGTTTGCACAACGCTCGCCATGGCGATCGGCCTTGAACGGCTGCGGGTGCGCAGCGGCAGCATCGTGCACAACGTCGGCGCGGTGATCCTGACGGTCTATGCCGGCCTCGCCTCGCTGGGCGGGCTGCTCTTCATCGCCAACCCCAGTATCTGGCGCATCGACGTGGGCGGTGTGGTCTTCAATCTCCTGCTGCTCGGCTATGCCTTGCCCGCGGTGCTGGCGCTGCTGCTGTCCTACGCTGTAGCCGGCCAGCGCAAGCCGGCTTATGCCAACACCGTTGCTGGTGCCGCCCTTGTGCTGGCGCTGACCTATGTGACGTTCGAAACCCGGCGCATCTATCACGGTCCTGTCTTTTCCAACACGCCGATCTTTGACGCCGAGCAATATACGCTGTCGATCGCCTGGCTCATTTTCGGCGTAGCGCTGCTCGCTGCCGGCCTCATCTTCTCCTCACAACGCGCGCGGCTGGCTTCGGCGGTCGTGATAGGCCTCACCGTCCTGAAGGCCTTCCTCATCGATATGTCATCGCTGACGGGCGTCTGGCGCGCATTGTCCTTCATGTGCCTCGGCCTGGTGCTGGTGGCGATCGGCTATCTGTATCAACGCATCCTGTTCTCCCGAAAAAGAACAAACGAGGTTCGTTCCGAGATTGCCGGAACTTAA
- a CDS encoding tyrosine phosphatase family protein: MIYVCSLADLHATVKATGASHVLTIMANVAQVVRPETVTEDNHLRVQVDDITEAMDGFVAPDASHVTQVMDFVRGWDRAAPLVIHCYAGISRSTASAFTAACMLNPDRDEHEIAQRIRAASPIASPNRLIVSLADNALGRNGRMIRALDAMGPGSLMVAGKPFRIDLD; this comes from the coding sequence ATGATCTATGTCTGCTCCCTCGCCGACCTGCATGCCACCGTCAAGGCGACGGGGGCGAGCCATGTGCTGACGATCATGGCTAACGTGGCGCAGGTGGTGCGACCAGAGACGGTGACCGAGGACAATCACCTGCGAGTGCAGGTGGACGACATCACCGAAGCCATGGACGGTTTCGTCGCGCCGGATGCGAGCCATGTGACGCAGGTGATGGATTTCGTGCGCGGCTGGGATCGTGCCGCGCCGCTGGTGATCCACTGCTATGCCGGCATCTCGCGCTCCACGGCCAGCGCCTTCACCGCGGCCTGCATGCTCAATCCCGATCGCGACGAGCACGAGATCGCGCAGCGCATCCGCGCGGCCTCTCCCATCGCATCGCCAAACCGGTTGATCGTATCGCTCGCCGACAACGCGCTCGGCCGCAACGGACGGATGATCCGTGCGCTCGATGCCATGGGTCCCGGCAGCCTGATGGTGGCCGGCAAGCCGTTTCGCATCGATCTGGATTGA
- a CDS encoding HD family hydrolase — MAKATVTGGTPRAWQRMLSGRRLDLLDPSPLDVEVADIAHGLARMARWNGQTRGAHIFSVAQHSLLVEAVMREQITRMTDRAGLAALLHDSPEYVIGDMISPFKAVIGNAYKMVERRLLAAIHMRFGLPAELDPKMTKAIKNADMAAAYLEATRLAGFAEADAKRLFGKDPCLPLDMEAEYLTPWSASKAERRFLARFEVLKAG; from the coding sequence ATGGCCAAAGCAACCGTGACAGGCGGCACACCGCGCGCCTGGCAACGCATGCTGTCAGGCCGCCGGCTCGATCTGCTCGATCCTTCGCCGCTCGATGTCGAGGTGGCAGATATCGCCCACGGCCTCGCGCGCATGGCGCGATGGAACGGGCAGACCCGCGGTGCCCATATCTTCTCAGTCGCGCAGCATTCGCTGCTCGTCGAAGCCGTGATGCGCGAGCAGATCACCCGCATGACTGACCGCGCGGGGCTCGCCGCATTGCTGCACGATTCCCCGGAATATGTGATCGGCGACATGATCTCGCCGTTCAAGGCCGTGATTGGCAATGCCTACAAGATGGTGGAACGTCGCCTGCTCGCGGCGATCCATATGCGTTTCGGCTTGCCGGCCGAGCTCGACCCGAAAATGACCAAGGCAATCAAGAATGCCGATATGGCCGCGGCCTATCTGGAAGCCACGCGGCTTGCAGGCTTCGCCGAAGCCGACGCGAAGCGGCTGTTTGGCAAGGATCCGTGTTTGCCGCTCGACATGGAGGCAGAGTATCTGACCCCGTGGTCTGCCAGCAAAGCGGAAAGGCGGTTTCTCGCGCGGTTCGAGGTGCTGAAGGCGGGATGA
- a CDS encoding DNA-3-methyladenine glycosylase I, translating into MSKAPITHADGKTRCPWPGEDPFYVAYHDTEWGVPEYDDRALYEKLILDGFQAGLSWITILRKRDNFRKAFDDFQPEKIVRYSEKKVHALMNDAGIVRNRSKIEGTILSAKGYLKIMEEGPGFSKFLWDFVDGQPIVNNFKTHASVPASTPLSIKISKELQARNFKFVGPTIVYAFMQATGMVNDHLTSCYCHALCSKKKRPLRLKAT; encoded by the coding sequence ATGAGCAAAGCTCCGATCACGCATGCCGACGGCAAGACACGCTGCCCCTGGCCGGGCGAAGATCCGTTCTACGTCGCCTATCACGACACCGAATGGGGCGTGCCGGAATATGACGACCGCGCGCTGTATGAGAAGCTCATCCTCGACGGTTTCCAGGCCGGCCTGTCGTGGATCACGATCCTGCGCAAGCGCGACAACTTCCGAAAGGCCTTTGACGACTTCCAGCCGGAAAAGATCGTGCGCTATAGCGAGAAGAAAGTGCATGCGCTGATGAACGACGCTGGCATCGTGCGCAATCGCTCGAAGATCGAGGGTACGATCCTCTCCGCCAAAGGCTATCTGAAAATCATGGAGGAAGGACCCGGCTTCTCGAAGTTCCTGTGGGATTTCGTCGATGGCCAGCCGATCGTCAACAATTTCAAGACGCATGCCAGCGTGCCGGCCTCGACACCGCTGTCGATCAAGATTTCCAAGGAACTGCAGGCGCGCAATTTCAAATTCGTCGGCCCGACCATCGTCTATGCCTTCATGCAGGCCACCGGCATGGTCAATGACCACCTGACCTCCTGCTACTGCCACGCGCTGTGCAGCAAGAAGAAACGCCCGCTGCGGCTGAAGGCGACGTAA
- a CDS encoding YgfZ/GcvT domain-containing protein yields the protein MKAAFLPDRGVVRITGDDTRSFLNNLITSDIAALVPGSARFGALLTPQGKIVADFLVTEGPAGNGGSLLIDCPRELAQPLATKLGFYKLRAKVTVENLSDRLGVLAVWDGEPAVKPDLSFADPRNATLGYRILVPADLAEKTAAIMGAELIDETGYEAHRIACGVPRGGIDFAYGDAFPHETNMDRMAGVDFDKGCYIGQEVVSRMQHRGTTRTRIVPVTLDGATPVAGTEIRAADKPVGTMGSSAGGNGLALVRTDRATDALDAGAALLAGDITIHLTDPEAVRAFATKKTA from the coding sequence ATGAAAGCAGCATTTCTCCCCGATCGGGGTGTGGTGAGGATCACCGGGGACGACACCCGCAGCTTCCTCAACAACCTCATCACCTCGGACATCGCCGCGCTCGTCCCGGGCAGCGCGCGGTTTGGTGCGCTGCTGACGCCGCAGGGCAAGATCGTGGCTGATTTTCTCGTGACGGAGGGGCCCGCTGGCAATGGCGGCAGCCTGCTGATCGACTGCCCGCGCGAGCTGGCGCAGCCGCTCGCCACCAAGCTCGGCTTCTACAAGCTGCGCGCCAAGGTGACGGTGGAGAATCTGTCTGACCGGCTCGGCGTGCTCGCGGTATGGGACGGCGAACCCGCAGTGAAACCGGACCTGAGCTTCGCCGATCCACGCAATGCAACGCTGGGATATCGCATCCTGGTGCCGGCCGACCTTGCGGAGAAGACGGCCGCAATCATGGGCGCCGAGCTCATCGATGAGACCGGCTATGAAGCGCATCGCATCGCCTGCGGTGTGCCCCGCGGGGGCATCGACTTCGCCTATGGCGATGCATTCCCGCACGAAACCAATATGGACCGGATGGCCGGCGTCGATTTCGACAAGGGTTGCTATATCGGCCAGGAAGTCGTGTCCCGCATGCAGCACCGCGGCACCACAAGGACACGGATCGTACCCGTGACGCTCGATGGCGCCACGCCTGTCGCCGGAACGGAAATCCGCGCTGCCGACAAGCCGGTCGGCACCATGGGCTCATCCGCGGGCGGCAATGGTCTCGCGCTGGTTCGCACCGACCGCGCCACCGATGCACTCGATGCGGGCGCCGCGTTGCTGGCGGGCGACATCACGATCCACCTCACTGATCCCGAAGCCGTCCGCGCCTTCGCTACCAAAAAGACCGCATGA
- a CDS encoding dihydroorotase — MSETFDTILKNGIVVNQDGEGQRDIGIRDGRIAALGTFGPQQAGKTVDCKGLHILPGVMDTQVHFREPGLEHKEDLESGSRSAVMGGVTAVFEMPNTNPLTIDETTFTDKVKRGHHRMHCDYAFFIGGTRENVQDLPELERAPGCAGVKVFIGSSTGALLVEDDDSLRRIFQVIRRRAAFHAEDEFRLNDRKGLRIEGDARSHPVWRDEVAALMATQRLVNLARETGKRIHVLHISTKEEIDYLRDHKDVASCEATPHHLTMAAPECYERLGTLAQMNPPVRDASHRAGIWKGIEQGIIDVLGSDHAPHTLEEKQKVYPASPSGMTGVQTLVPLMLDHVNAGRLSLQRFVDLTSAGPARLYNMAMKGRIAAGYDADFTVVDLKRSETITNKWVASKAGWTPYDGVTVKGWPVGTFVRGRQVMWQGELVTPSQGETVKFLETLKQ; from the coding sequence ATGAGCGAGACTTTCGACACGATTCTGAAGAACGGCATCGTCGTCAATCAGGATGGTGAGGGCCAGCGCGACATCGGAATCCGCGACGGCCGCATCGCGGCGCTCGGCACGTTCGGGCCGCAGCAGGCGGGCAAGACCGTCGACTGCAAGGGCCTGCACATCCTGCCCGGGGTGATGGACACTCAGGTGCATTTCCGCGAGCCCGGCCTTGAGCACAAGGAAGACCTCGAAAGCGGCTCGCGCAGCGCCGTGATGGGGGGCGTTACCGCTGTGTTCGAGATGCCGAACACCAATCCGCTGACCATCGACGAGACGACGTTCACCGACAAGGTGAAGCGCGGTCATCACCGCATGCATTGCGATTATGCGTTCTTCATCGGCGGTACCCGCGAGAATGTGCAGGACCTGCCAGAGCTGGAACGGGCACCCGGCTGTGCCGGCGTCAAGGTCTTCATCGGCTCTTCCACCGGAGCCCTGCTGGTCGAGGACGACGACAGCCTCCGCCGCATCTTCCAGGTCATCAGGCGCCGCGCCGCTTTCCATGCGGAGGACGAGTTCCGCCTCAACGATCGCAAGGGCCTGCGGATCGAGGGCGACGCCCGCTCGCATCCGGTGTGGCGCGATGAGGTCGCGGCGCTGATGGCGACGCAGCGCCTGGTCAATCTCGCCCGCGAGACCGGCAAGCGCATCCATGTGCTGCATATCTCGACCAAGGAAGAGATCGATTATCTCCGGGATCACAAGGATGTTGCCTCCTGCGAGGCGACGCCGCATCACCTCACCATGGCAGCGCCGGAATGCTATGAGCGTCTCGGCACGCTGGCGCAGATGAATCCGCCGGTGCGCGATGCCAGCCACCGCGCCGGCATCTGGAAGGGCATCGAGCAGGGCATCATCGACGTGCTCGGCTCCGACCACGCGCCGCATACGCTGGAAGAGAAGCAGAAGGTCTATCCGGCCTCGCCCTCGGGCATGACCGGCGTGCAGACGCTGGTCCCGTTGATGCTTGATCATGTGAATGCTGGCCGGCTGTCGCTGCAGCGTTTCGTCGATCTCACCAGCGCCGGTCCGGCGCGGCTCTACAACATGGCGATGAAGGGCCGCATCGCTGCCGGCTATGACGCCGACTTCACCGTGGTCGATCTCAAGCGCAGCGAAACCATCACCAACAAGTGGGTGGCCTCGAAGGCGGGCTGGACGCCTTATGATGGGGTAACGGTGAAGGGCTGGCCGGTCGGCACCTTCGTGCGCGGCAGGCAAGTGATGTGGCAGGGCGAACTCGTCACGCCGTCGCAGGGCGAGACGGTGAAGTTTCTGGAGACGTTGAAGCAGTGA